The genome window TCTTGCGGCGCGTCAGCGCGTCGAGCGCGGCGAAGGGCTCGTCCATCAGCAGCACGTCGGGCTTCATCGCCATGGCGCGGGCTATGGCGACACGCTGCTTCATGCCGCCGGACAGCATGTGCGGAAATACGTCGGCGAACTTCGTCAGGTTGACCTTGGCGATGGCGTCGCGGGCGCGAGCATCTGCCTCCGTCTTCGAGACGCCGTTCTCGCGCATCGGGAACGCGACATTGGCGAGCACGGTCTTCCAGGGAAACAGCTGATCGAATTCCTGGAACACCATCATGCGATCCGGCCCCGGCCCAGGAAACGGGGGAAAAGGAAGAA of Arcobacter sp. F2176 contains these proteins:
- a CDS encoding ABC transporter ATP-binding protein; amino-acid sequence: MMVFQEFDQLFPWKTVLANVAFPMRENGVSKTEADARARDAIAKVNLTKFADVFPHMLSGGMKQRVAIARAMAMKPDVLLMDEPFAALDALTRRKMQDELLRLWDDTQFTVLFVTHSIEEAIRIGTRILLLSPHPGEVKAALN